A genomic region of Acidobacteriota bacterium contains the following coding sequences:
- a CDS encoding menaquinone biosynthesis protein, producing the protein MGRRRTGAGFRAAAPAADGEADHRIRGCPSGCVLAAAGRQYRFDSGGLAAVRPAIGAGGFGFRRGRCRRRLSHRRPGGGREADAGGRDPATDSGGRARPGRTRRVLRSACDRRQMSVIRLGAVEYLNARPLVHGLEARSDLFSIQYDVPARVASLLHSGRIDLALIPSIEYLRGTHYRVVPDIAVASDGPVASVALFTTRPPTAVRSIAVDASSRTAAALLRILCAQSFDIEPQLHAMPPDLPTMLKRCDAALLIGDVALFTEHETVVDLDKIDLGEEWMALANLPFIWAFWAGRPDVVTPAHIDALREARAAGLAALDEIASAHGPKDEEQAEIARAYLQENVQFAMNEEGRAGLKRFYAEAVDLDLVPETHAVRYFES; encoded by the coding sequence ATGGGGAGGAGGCGCACCGGCGCAGGCTTTCGCGCCGCTGCCCCGGCGGCTGACGGCGAAGCCGACCACCGGATACGAGGATGTCCGTCAGGTTGCGTTCTCGCGGCTGCTGGTCGACAATATCGATTCGATTCAGGTGGACTGGCGGCTGTACGGCCCGCAATTGGCGCAGGTGGCTTTGGCTTTCGGCGCGGACGATGTCGACGGCGTCTCTCCCATCGACGACCCGGCGGAGGGCGCGAGGCGGATGCCGGTGGTCGAGATCCGGCGACAGATTCGGGCGGCAGGGCTCGACCCGGTCGAACGCGACGGGTGCTTCGTAGCGCTTGCGACAGACGACAAATGAGTGTGATTCGCCTTGGCGCCGTCGAATACCTGAACGCCCGTCCGCTGGTGCATGGCCTCGAGGCGCGCTCCGACCTGTTCTCGATTCAGTACGACGTGCCCGCTCGCGTGGCCTCGCTGCTGCACAGCGGCAGGATCGATCTCGCGCTGATTCCGTCCATCGAGTATCTCCGCGGAACCCACTACCGCGTGGTTCCCGACATCGCCGTCGCCTCGGACGGGCCGGTGGCGTCGGTAGCGCTCTTCACCACGCGGCCGCCGACCGCCGTCCGCTCGATCGCGGTCGACGCCAGCTCACGCACGGCGGCGGCGCTGCTTCGTATCCTCTGCGCGCAGTCGTTCGACATCGAGCCGCAACTGCATGCGATGCCTCCCGACCTGCCGACGATGCTCAAGCGTTGCGACGCGGCGCTGCTGATCGGCGACGTCGCCCTCTTCACCGAGCACGAGACGGTGGTCGATCTGGACAAGATCGACCTGGGGGAAGAGTGGATGGCGCTGGCCAACCTGCCGTTCATCTGGGCGTTCTGGGCCGGGCGGCCCGATGTCGTGACGCCGGCCCACATCGACGCCCTGCGCGAGGCGCGCGCGGCAGGGTTGGCGGCGCTTGACGAGATAGCCTCGGCGCACGGGCCGAAGGACGAGGAGCAGGCGGAGATCGCGCGCGCCTATCTCCAGGAGAACGTGCAGTTCGCGATGAACGAGGAGGGTCGCGCCGGCTTGAAACGCTTCTATGCGGAAGCGGTTGATCTGGACCTCGTGCCGGAGACCCACGCCGTTCGGTATTTCGAATCATGA
- a CDS encoding Gfo/Idh/MocA family oxidoreductase, whose translation MADRAFRAAVVGVGSIGRNHARILAALPDVELVGIVDVDQARARAVAADVGAPVVDDVRAIEPPVDGCVVAVPTADHCAVAAPLLESGVAVLVEKPIAASLAEADRLLDAARLSGATLAVGHTERHNPAVAAALPHISAPRFIEVHRLSVFQPRSLDVDVILDLMIHDIDIALAMVGEEPASIEAVGVPVLSSRIDIANVRLRFPDGCIANMTASRISRDRVRKLRVFQPHALVSVDYAERQVEAVTVSRPADGDPAIKVRHVDFPDAEPLERELTDFVRSARTGEAPGVTGADGRRALAVAQRIAEALRAGSATVSVGVRA comes from the coding sequence ATGGCTGACAGGGCTTTCCGCGCCGCGGTCGTCGGGGTCGGTTCCATTGGGCGGAACCACGCGCGGATCCTCGCCGCGCTGCCGGACGTGGAGCTCGTGGGCATCGTCGATGTCGATCAGGCGCGCGCCCGCGCCGTCGCCGCGGACGTCGGCGCGCCGGTGGTCGACGATGTTCGCGCGATAGAGCCACCGGTCGACGGTTGCGTGGTCGCGGTCCCGACGGCGGACCATTGCGCGGTTGCGGCGCCGCTGCTCGAGTCGGGTGTCGCGGTGCTGGTCGAGAAACCCATCGCCGCCTCGCTCGCGGAAGCGGACCGGTTGCTGGACGCGGCCCGGCTCTCGGGCGCGACGCTGGCCGTCGGGCACACCGAACGGCACAACCCGGCCGTCGCCGCGGCACTTCCCCATATCTCGGCCCCGCGCTTCATCGAAGTCCACCGCCTGTCGGTGTTCCAGCCCCGCAGCCTCGATGTCGACGTGATTCTCGATCTGATGATCCACGACATCGACATCGCGCTGGCGATGGTCGGCGAAGAACCGGCGTCCATCGAGGCCGTCGGGGTGCCGGTGCTGAGCAGCAGGATCGATATCGCGAACGTCCGGCTCCGTTTCCCGGACGGGTGTATCGCGAATATGACCGCGAGCCGGATCAGCCGCGATCGGGTTCGAAAGCTCCGGGTCTTCCAGCCGCATGCCCTGGTTTCCGTCGACTACGCGGAGCGGCAGGTGGAAGCGGTCACCGTGTCTCGTCCGGCGGACGGCGACCCGGCGATCAAGGTCCGCCACGTCGACTTTCCGGATGCCGAACCGCTGGAGCGGGAGCTGACCGACTTCGTCCGCTCGGCGCGAACCGGAGAGGCGCCGGGCGTGACCGGCGCCGACGGACGCCGCGCCCTCGCCGTGGCGCAACGGATTGCCGAGGCGCTACGGGCCGGTTCGGCCACCGTGTCCGTGGGTGTGCGCGCATGA
- a CDS encoding LpxI family protein — MRIGLIAGNGRFPFLALDAARSLGHDVTVVAIREETSPDLEAAAADRQPAAFHWVSLGQLGRCIRILKEAGVTRALMAGQVKHTKLFSGVVPDLTLLSVLRRLRAQNTDALISAVAGVLEEHGIELVDSTLFLAPLLAGDGTLTVRSPTADERSDLAFGYRMADAIAGLDIGQTIVVKDRAVVAVEAMEGTDAVIARAGRLAGPGATVVKVAKPNQDMRFDVPVVGVSTVEAMRAAGMGVLSVDAGRTLVIDGDRVFEAADDAGIAIVGRPQADRPAAAGSE, encoded by the coding sequence ATGCGGATCGGCCTGATTGCCGGTAACGGCCGGTTTCCCTTTCTGGCGCTCGACGCGGCGCGCAGCCTGGGGCACGACGTAACCGTCGTCGCCATTCGTGAAGAAACCAGCCCCGACCTCGAAGCGGCCGCCGCCGACCGGCAGCCGGCCGCCTTCCACTGGGTGTCCCTGGGCCAGTTGGGCCGCTGCATCCGGATCCTGAAGGAAGCGGGGGTCACCCGTGCGTTGATGGCGGGGCAGGTGAAGCACACGAAGCTCTTCTCGGGCGTCGTGCCCGATCTCACCCTGCTGTCCGTGTTGCGCCGGCTCCGGGCGCAGAATACCGATGCGCTGATCTCAGCGGTGGCTGGCGTTCTGGAGGAGCATGGCATCGAGCTGGTCGACTCGACCCTCTTTCTCGCGCCGCTGCTTGCCGGCGACGGCACGCTGACCGTGCGGTCGCCCACCGCCGACGAGCGCTCCGACCTCGCGTTCGGCTACCGGATGGCCGACGCCATCGCGGGGTTGGACATCGGCCAGACGATCGTCGTCAAGGACCGGGCCGTCGTGGCGGTCGAGGCAATGGAGGGGACCGACGCCGTGATCGCGCGCGCCGGCCGTCTCGCCGGTCCCGGCGCCACCGTCGTCAAAGTAGCGAAGCCCAATCAGGACATGCGGTTCGACGTGCCGGTGGTCGGGGTGTCGACGGTCGAGGCGATGCGTGCGGCGGGCATGGGGGTCCTGTCGGTCGATGCGGGCCGGACGCTGGTGATTGACGGCGACCGCGTGTTCGAGGCGGCCGACGACGCCGGCATCGCCATCGTCGGGCGGCCGCAGGCCGACCGGCCCGCGGCGGCGGGTTCCGAGTGA
- the lpxA gene encoding acyl-ACP--UDP-N-acetylglucosamine O-acyltransferase, giving the protein MSLDIPVLLDRLRHRYPSLLVDRVVEYEPGQRVTAVKNVTVNEEYFQGHFPGNPLMPGVMMIETFAQVATLLLLGDEGKAPTGRTALRGVNNAKFRKQVLPGDRLCLEVTLRERPVGAAVAYCVATVAGQSVAEAELLVGIEASTHIDPTATVHSDAVLGPDTRVGPNAIIGSEVRLGRGCRIGASAIIAGNTELGDDCQVFPFASVGLIPQDLKYRGEETRVVIGHRNVIREFVTINRGTRGGGGLTLIGNDNVFMAYAHVAHDCTIGDRNIFANGATIGGHVVVEDEATISALSGVHQFCRVGRQAFIGGGSVVTMDALPYSRTVGNRARLYGLNTIGLERRGTRPETIVQLRRSYRYLLQSKLNTTQALAAIEADRSLNVAEVRVLVDFIRSSKRGVILRRPTRRYEPVGVEE; this is encoded by the coding sequence GTGTCTCTCGACATTCCCGTTCTCCTCGACCGGCTCCGGCATCGCTACCCCTCGCTCCTCGTCGACCGCGTCGTCGAGTACGAGCCCGGCCAGCGCGTGACCGCGGTCAAGAACGTGACGGTGAACGAGGAGTATTTCCAGGGACACTTTCCCGGCAACCCGCTGATGCCGGGAGTCATGATGATCGAGACATTCGCGCAGGTGGCGACGCTGCTGCTGCTGGGTGACGAAGGCAAGGCCCCGACCGGCCGCACGGCGCTGCGCGGCGTCAACAACGCGAAGTTCAGGAAGCAGGTGCTTCCGGGCGACCGCCTCTGCCTGGAGGTGACGCTCCGAGAGCGGCCGGTGGGCGCCGCGGTCGCCTACTGCGTGGCGACGGTGGCGGGCCAGTCCGTCGCGGAGGCGGAGTTGCTGGTTGGCATCGAGGCGTCGACCCACATCGATCCGACGGCGACGGTCCATTCCGACGCGGTGCTCGGGCCGGATACGCGGGTCGGTCCGAACGCGATCATCGGTTCCGAAGTTCGGTTGGGCCGCGGTTGCCGAATCGGCGCCTCCGCGATCATCGCCGGCAACACGGAACTGGGTGACGACTGCCAGGTGTTCCCCTTCGCGTCCGTCGGACTCATCCCGCAGGACCTCAAGTACCGGGGTGAAGAAACCCGAGTCGTGATCGGCCACCGCAACGTGATCCGGGAATTCGTGACGATCAACCGGGGAACCCGGGGCGGCGGCGGACTGACCCTGATCGGCAACGATAATGTCTTCATGGCGTACGCGCACGTGGCCCACGACTGCACGATCGGCGATCGCAACATCTTCGCCAACGGCGCGACGATCGGCGGCCACGTCGTGGTCGAGGACGAGGCGACGATAAGCGCGCTGTCCGGCGTGCACCAGTTCTGCCGCGTCGGCCGGCAGGCGTTCATCGGCGGCGGCAGCGTCGTCACGATGGACGCCCTGCCCTACAGCCGCACCGTCGGCAATCGCGCGCGCCTGTACGGCCTGAACACGATCGGCCTGGAGCGGCGGGGCACCCGGCCAGAGACGATCGTGCAGTTGCGCCGCTCGTACCGCTACCTGCTGCAGTCGAAGCTGAACACGACTCAGGCGCTCGCCGCCATCGAAGCCGACCGGAGCCTCAACGTCGCGGAGGTGCGCGTTCTGGTCGACTTCATCCGGAGTTCCAAGCGTGGCGTCATCCTGCGTCGTCCGACGCGGCGTTACGAGCCGGTCGGAGTCGAGGAGTAG
- the selB gene encoding selenocysteine-specific translation elongation factor, whose translation MAGGGQRAGVPSGRPRRGAARARGSGSPSDGAGLDGDTRVRLAPARRPGAPPPAAADRSSPDGSPAPDAPADGRGAALAAHGETQRSTESGVKHLVVGTAGHIDHGKSALVRALTGIDPDRLREEKARGITIDLGFARYQEGATGLAFVDVPGHERFVRNMLAGVSGIDSVVLVVAADESVMPQTREHFDICRLLDVADGVVALTKADLVDAETIELVRLEVSELVAGSFLEGAPVVPVSSRTGEGLDSLRRVLAELADGAAGRRDDGIPRLPIDRAFSMKGFGTVVTGTLVSGRIDRDADLFLLPGARRVKVRGLEVHGRAQPSAHAGQRAAINLAGVGVDDLRRGDTLTVAGGLLATRRIDARVSLLDDARALRYGARVRFHQGTTEVMARVALGALSAPEDGDVDGGTDGPPLFPGTLDPGSSAFARLHLERPAALTRGDRFVLRAYSPPLTIGGGVVLDPDPPRGRLRSAAGAGRLRRLDRMDGDGLRQAVELRVDEAGGAGVTAEDLAPRVGLTQSAVTKVLGALVAGRAVTAADNCFFATERVMSARAMLLDAVTAYHRKAPLEPGLPREMARSGLGTLAGPELFDHVAEALATEGVLAAGRHLALSSHRVVLSEEEARLKDRLAARFREEGLSPPDVVSLPELLGADREAIDRMIALLVREGILERLGPLLFHRDVLDVVRTEVGALKASAPAGETARVDIAWFKSRFGITRKYAIPLLEHLDRARITRRVGTGRIVV comes from the coding sequence CGCCGGCGGACGGGCGTGGGGCGGCGTTAGCAGCCCATGGTGAAACCCAGCGTAGCACCGAGAGCGGCGTGAAGCATCTCGTGGTCGGAACGGCGGGGCACATCGACCACGGGAAGAGCGCGCTGGTGCGAGCGTTGACCGGGATCGATCCGGATCGGCTTCGCGAAGAGAAGGCGCGCGGCATCACGATTGACCTCGGCTTCGCCCGGTACCAGGAGGGGGCCACCGGCCTGGCGTTTGTCGACGTGCCGGGGCATGAGCGGTTCGTCCGCAACATGCTGGCGGGAGTGAGCGGTATCGACAGCGTCGTTCTGGTCGTGGCGGCGGACGAGTCGGTGATGCCGCAGACCCGGGAGCACTTCGACATCTGCCGGCTGCTCGACGTGGCGGACGGCGTCGTTGCGTTGACGAAGGCGGACCTCGTCGACGCCGAAACGATCGAGCTGGTGCGTCTGGAGGTGAGCGAGCTCGTGGCCGGCTCGTTTCTCGAGGGGGCGCCGGTCGTTCCGGTGTCGTCCCGCACCGGCGAAGGCCTGGACAGTCTGCGGCGCGTGCTGGCGGAGCTGGCCGACGGCGCGGCCGGCCGCCGGGACGACGGGATTCCCCGACTGCCGATCGACCGCGCGTTCAGCATGAAGGGATTCGGCACGGTGGTGACCGGTACGCTGGTCTCGGGCCGCATCGACCGGGACGCGGATCTGTTCCTTCTGCCGGGCGCCCGGCGCGTCAAGGTGCGCGGGCTGGAGGTGCATGGCAGGGCGCAGCCATCCGCGCACGCCGGTCAGCGGGCGGCGATCAACCTGGCCGGCGTCGGCGTCGACGACCTGCGGCGCGGCGATACGCTCACGGTTGCCGGCGGCCTGCTGGCGACCCGGCGAATCGATGCGCGCGTATCCCTGCTCGATGACGCGCGAGCATTGCGGTATGGCGCGCGGGTCCGCTTTCACCAGGGGACGACCGAAGTGATGGCGCGCGTCGCGTTGGGTGCGCTTAGTGCACCGGAGGACGGAGACGTCGACGGCGGCACGGACGGTCCGCCGTTGTTCCCGGGAACTCTCGATCCGGGCAGCTCGGCGTTCGCCCGTCTTCATCTTGAGCGGCCCGCCGCGCTGACGCGGGGTGACCGATTCGTGCTGCGCGCCTACTCACCGCCGCTCACTATCGGTGGTGGCGTCGTGCTCGATCCGGATCCGCCGCGCGGACGGCTTCGGTCCGCCGCCGGCGCAGGGCGGCTCCGCCGGCTGGATCGGATGGACGGCGATGGCCTGCGTCAGGCGGTCGAGCTGCGGGTGGACGAGGCGGGGGGCGCTGGCGTGACCGCCGAGGATCTGGCTCCGCGCGTCGGGCTCACGCAATCCGCGGTCACGAAGGTGCTGGGCGCACTGGTTGCCGGCCGCGCCGTGACGGCGGCCGACAATTGCTTCTTCGCCACCGAACGGGTGATGTCGGCGCGCGCGATGCTGCTCGATGCGGTGACCGCCTACCATCGCAAGGCGCCGCTCGAGCCGGGGCTTCCGCGGGAGATGGCGCGCTCCGGTCTCGGGACGCTGGCCGGACCGGAGCTGTTCGACCACGTCGCCGAGGCGTTGGCGACCGAAGGCGTGTTGGCGGCCGGGCGTCACCTGGCGTTGTCGAGCCACCGGGTCGTCCTAAGTGAGGAGGAAGCGCGCCTGAAGGACCGGCTGGCCGCGCGGTTCCGGGAGGAAGGGTTGTCGCCGCCCGACGTGGTCTCGCTGCCCGAGTTGCTCGGCGCGGACAGGGAGGCGATCGACCGGATGATCGCCCTCCTGGTACGGGAGGGCATTCTGGAGCGGCTGGGTCCGCTGCTGTTTCACCGCGACGTGCTCGACGTGGTGCGGACGGAGGTGGGCGCCCTGAAGGCTTCGGCGCCGGCGGGGGAGACGGCCCGGGTCGATATCGCCTGGTTCAAGTCGCGGTTCGGGATCACGCGGAAGTACGCCATACCGCTGCTCGAGCACCTCGACCGGGCGCGCATCACGCGGCGTGTCGGCACGGGGCGCATCGTCGTCTGA